One segment of Cololabis saira isolate AMF1-May2022 chromosome 9, fColSai1.1, whole genome shotgun sequence DNA contains the following:
- the mmp11a gene encoding stromelysin-3: MRTSLLACCCIFALQCFPSMFALTLRGPGRSRAAPVSEKFLDLRKRGKVAEDLVKEVSSSTSTPSRPRCGVPDYLTQEVYYRGRHRQRRFVLNGGRWDKTDLTYRIVRFPRQLSEETVRRVFREALKIWSDVTPLRFIEVHSGKADIRINFTRYWHSDHLPFDGRGGILAHAFFPKTSRQGDVHFDADEVWTLGNHVGTDLLQVAAHEFGHALGLQHSRERGAVMAAYYTYFNPLRLSEDDKRGIQFLYGPSPRTVTRPPAPPPTPPPPPPPRQPPPPRPPLSRPETNDIPIHPDACRTHFDAVSMIRGELFFFKSGYVWRIRDRQLESGYPALASRHWAGIPDYIDAAFEDKSGNIWFFQGRNYWVFDAERQIRGPESLDSLGLFTPGIQAALRWGHDPNYNTYFFRSGSYWRFSPGENRVESTYPRSMQEFSDIPEDVDAAFRDADGYAHFIRGQQYWKFDHHMHLLRGYPRYLGMDYFNCRSL, from the exons GTCTCTGAGAAGTTCCTGGACCTGAGGAAGAGGGGAAAGGTGGCCGAGGACCTGGTGAAGGAGGTGAGTTCGTCCACCAGCACGCCGAGCCGACCTCGCTGCGGAGTACCGGACTACCTCACCCAGGAGGTGTACTACCGGGGCCGGCACCGCCAGAGACGCTTCGTGTTGAATGGAGGACGCTGGGACAAGACAGACCTCACATACAG GATCGTGCGCTTCCCTCGGCAGCTGAGCGAGGAGACCGTGCGAAGGGTGTTTCGAGAAGCACTGAAGATCTGGAGTGACGTGACACCGCTGAGATTCATCGAGGTCCACAGCGGGAAGGCCGACATCAGGATCAACTTCACGAG GTACTGGCATTCGGACCACCTCCCCTTCGACGGCCGGGGGGGGATTCTCGCTCATGCCTTCTTCCCCAAAACCAGCCGGCAGGGGGACGTGCACTTTGACGCCGATGAGGTTTGGACCCTCGGAAACCACGTGG GCACCGACCTTCTCCAGGTCGCCGCCCACGAGTTCGGGCATGCCCTGGGCCTGCAGCACTCGCGTGAGCGGGGAGCCGTCATGGCGGCGTACTACACCTACTTCAACCCGCTGAGGCTGAGCGAGGACGATAAGAGAGGCATCCAGTTCCTGTACGGACCTTCTCCACGGACCGTCACACGGCCACCAGCACCACCCCcaaccccaccaccaccaccacctccacgCCAACCCCCACCTCCACGCCCGCCCCTGTCTCGCCCGGAGACCAACGACATCCCCATTCAT CCCGACGCCTGCCGTACCCACTTTGATGCCGTGTCGATGATCCGGGGGGAGCTGTTCTTCTTTAAGTCGGGCTACGTTTGGAGGATCAGGGACAGGCAGCTCGAGAGCGGCTACCCCGCGCTGGCGTCCCGACACTGGGCGGGAATTCCCGACTACATTGACGCGGCCTTTGAAGACAAGTCAGGGAATATTTGGTTCTTTCAAG GTCGGAACTACTGGGTTTTTGATGCGGAGAGGCAGATCAGGGGACCCGAGTCTCTGGACAGTCTGGGTCTGTTCACGCCTGGGATCCAGGCGGCGCTGCGCTGGGGCCACGACCCCAACTACAACACCTACTTCTTCAGGTCAGGCAGCTACTGGAGGTTCAGCCCTGGCGAGAACCGAGTGGAGTCCACGTACCCGCGCAGCATGCAGGAGTTCAGCGACATCCCCGAGGACGTGGACGCTGCCTTCAGGGACGCCGACG GCTACGCTCACTTCATCCGAGGACAGCAGTACTGGAAGTTCGACCATCACATGCACTTGCTGAGAGGCTACCCTCGCTACCTCGGCATGGACTATTTCAACTGCAGAAGCCTGTGA